One part of the Mesotoga sp. BH458_6_3_2_1 genome encodes these proteins:
- a CDS encoding TIGR04255 family protein, with product MRLVFNMKRPILKNKPLVEAIFELRWALKTQESGSIVDPHYRIVLGSLYSRIRDEYPFHEQLPSASIPDEMAPFVVQHRFRKEQESWPLVQLGPGIITLNATEDYSWDDFSYRIDRLIESFFESYPDPNINLKVNMLSLRYIDAIGFDYSSEDLFCFLQKNLKVNAEIDSKLFEKCSVDKNPIAFDFRYAFPAKEEDSQLNFRVMRAKKNGRDVLLWDTQIVRISDEALSSVVEIMKWVSEAHSLAEEWFFGLIEGDLVRRFQ from the coding sequence ATGAGATTGGTGTTTAACATGAAGAGGCCAATTCTTAAGAACAAACCTCTAGTCGAGGCAATATTTGAGTTGCGCTGGGCTCTGAAAACCCAGGAGTCCGGATCGATAGTCGATCCTCATTATAGGATAGTCTTGGGCAGTTTATACAGTAGAATTCGTGATGAATATCCTTTTCACGAACAGCTTCCTTCAGCTTCTATACCTGACGAAATGGCGCCTTTTGTTGTTCAGCACCGGTTCCGAAAGGAGCAAGAGTCTTGGCCATTGGTGCAGCTGGGACCCGGAATTATCACGCTGAATGCGACTGAAGACTATTCATGGGATGACTTCAGTTACAGAATTGACAGGTTGATCGAAAGTTTCTTTGAGTCTTATCCAGATCCAAACATCAACTTGAAGGTTAATATGCTTTCCCTCAGATATATTGATGCGATAGGTTTTGATTACTCTTCGGAAGACTTGTTCTGTTTCTTGCAGAAGAATCTGAAAGTGAACGCTGAGATAGACAGCAAGCTCTTTGAGAAATGCAGTGTAGACAAAAATCCTATTGCATTTGATTTTAGATATGCTTTTCCGGCAAAGGAAGAAGATAGTCAATTGAATTTCCGTGTAATGCGAGCCAAGAAGAATGGGAGAGATGTTCTGCTCTGGGATACCCAGATTGTTAGGATCTCAGATGAAGCTCTCAGTTCGGTTGTGGAAATCATGAAATGGGTTTCTGAAGCTCATTCTTTGGCGGAAGAATGGTTCTTTGGGTTGATTGAAGGTGATTTAGTCAGGAGGTTTCAGTGA